The following is a genomic window from Ignavibacteria bacterium.
AGGATTACCTGAAGAAATTTACGGATGAAAAGGAAATGGGCTGGAACCATGTGCTGGATAACGGCACGATCCACCAGTCGTACAGAATTAATCACTGGCCGACGCTTTATCTGGTGGATAAGAATGGGAAGGTGATTAGGAATGAGAATGTTTTACGGGGGCAGAATCTGGAGGGGACGCTGAAGGAGGTGTTGGAGTAAACGTTCGACGTTCGACGTTCTACGTTCGACGGTAAGAAATAAAAAAGCCCGCGGTGCGGGCTTTTTTATTTGGTTGAAATACTTTTGGGGGAGAGGGGGAGTTTTGATGATAGAGCGCTGAAATATTTAATGACCTTATTTGAAAGCATGCTATGTTCAAAAGCTGTGAAGAGCTGCTTTCTTAGGGCGTCAATAAATATGCATATGGTGAAGATCCCTGTGATTGTTATGACTGATGCGGGGATGAAATAGGGGGTGTTTATATACAAATCCGTGTGAAGAATGTTTTTGTATAATATGCCTCTTAAGAATATGTCTTCGTGTATTAAATATACGCCGAATGTTAATGCTGAGACTGAACAGATTATTTTAATTATGACGGTGCTCTTAATGGAGACATTTCTGAAATACATGAATAGCATTACTGAGGATAATATTACTGTTACTGAGTTGTATTCGAAAAACATGCCTGATAAGGCGTGAAAGCCGAGTGCGGTGAGGCCGAATTTGGAGGCTGTGATCATCAGCGTTAATAAAATGTAGGCGCTGAGATAATAGCCTTTTTTTATTTCGTGATTCCAGTATAGCCTTATGTATGAGGCGATAAAGTACAGGAATACAAAGTGAATGATGCTGAATCCGTTTGTCTTATCGAGTGAGAATCCGAACGGGAGCACTGTGGGCCAGAGGCTTAATACTGTAAATAGGATTATTAAGAGATTCTGAAATTGTTTTCTGCTCAGTGCGTGAATCATTATGTTAAG
Proteins encoded in this region:
- a CDS encoding acyltransferase; the encoded protein is MKNKTRDANIELLRIIAMLMIVALHYLAHGEGLVRNQPFGISWTFAWALEAICIVAVNCYILISGYFLVTSQFRVKKLIRLWLQVLFYSVTIYLVLIALGLEPFTIKHLAMACVPVLTNQYWFVTVYLALYIFSPFLNIMIHALSRKQFQNLLIILFTVLSLWPTVLPFGFSLDKTNGFSIIHFVFLYFIASYIRLYWNHEIKKGYYLSAYILLTLMITASKFGLTALGFHALSGMFFEYNSVTVILSSVMLFMYFRNVSIKSTVIIKIICSVSALTFGVYLIHEDIFLRGILYKNILHTDLYINTPYFIPASVITITGIFTICIFIDALRKQLFTAFEHSMLSNKVIKYFSALSSKLPLSPKSISTK